The Knoellia sp. S7-12 region ACTCGAGACGAGTCCACGACGCCGTTCCTCAGTGATCCCGGGTGTGGCCTTCATGAGTTGCAGGAGCACGAGCTGGTCGATGACCGGCGCACCGATGTCGAGCGGGACGCGGGCGGCTTCGACGCGCTCGAGCATCGGGCCTGACGCCCGGATCCACCCGATCCTCAGACCGCCCCAGTGCGACTTCGACGCACTGCCGACCGAGATCGTGTCGGCATGGTGGGCGCCGAAAGGCAGGGGCATCGGGCCCTCGTGATCAAGGGCGATCTCGACGACGGTCTCGTCGACGATGGCCGTGATTCGCTCTCGTGCCAACGCTTTTGCCACGACTGCGCGCTGTTCGTCGGACATGAGGTTGCCGGTCGGATTGTGGAAGTCGGGGAGCAGGATCGCGGCACGAGCCCCCGCGGCCCGGATCGTCGATGCCATCGTCGCGACGTCCCAACCGTTCGGCTCGACCGGCACGGCAGCGATCCTCGATCGCAACTGGGTCAGCGTCGGGAAGATGTTGGGATAGGTCGGCGTCTCCATGACGACGGTGTCGCCGGGGGAGAGCAGAGCGCGAGCGGCGATGGCCGTCCCGACCACAGCACCGGTCGTCACGATGACCTCGTCGGCCGTGGTGGGCAGGCCGCGCTCGGTGTAGCGAGCAGCGATGGCGGCTCGCAGCTCGGGCACCCCATTGAGCAGGTAGCCACTGCCGCTGAGGTAGTTCGGTGACGCCGCGATCGCCGCCTCTGCCGCCTGGGTCATGCCGGCCGGCGCCCGCTGCGCGGCGCAGGTGAGATCGAGGGTGCCCTCGGGGACCTGCGCCGACATGTGCAGCCCGGTGTCACGTCGCAGCGCCCCCACCGGAAGGCTCGCCACGCTGCCGGAACCACGACGCGAGGTGAGATAGCCGCGCTCGCGCAGCACGGCATACGCGGCGCTCACGGTTGTGCGACTGAGGGACAGCGCGGTCGTGAGGTCGCGTTCGCTCGGCAGTCGCGTCCCGACGGCGATGCGGCCGTCCGCGATGAGGAGCCTCAGTGAGTCGGCGACCGTCTGGTATGCCGGACGGTCACCTGACGTGGAACCAATGAGTTGCGCGGTGCGCGCGGCGGAGAGCACGGGAGCAGCCATGGGGCCACTGTCCCACAAGTGGCCATGGATCAAAGGTCCACTTGTGGGGGACGATGGATCCATGAGCCCGATCCAGACCCTCCGCGCCGGCGCCGGTCGCCGCGTCGAGTTGATCCCGATGACGCCGATGGAACAGCTGCGTGCCGGCCGGACCGTGCGCCGGGTGACCCAGCTCGTCGTCGGGTTGTGGCTGTATGGCACGGCGATGGCGATGTTCATCCGCGCCGAGCTGGGCCTCGACCCGTGGGACGTCTTCCACTATGGCGTGCAGCAGAAGATTGGGCTGAGCTTCGGGACCATTGTCGTCATCGTCGGCGGCCTTGTCCTGCTGTTGTGGATCCCGCTCAGGCAGTGGCCGGGGTTGGGCACCGTGGCCAACGTCTTCGTCATCGGCATCGCGACCGACGTCATGCTCGCCGTGCTGGACGCACCGTCCGAGCTCTGGCTGCGTTGGGTCTTCCTCCTCGGCGGGATCGTCGTCAACGGCATCGGTGGAGCGATGTACATCGTAGCCAGTACGGCCCCGGCCCCCGTGACGGTCTCATGACCGGACTGGCCCGCCGGACCGGCTTGTCGATCCGATTGGTGCGCACCGCTCTCGAGATCACGGTGCTTGCCGTCGGGTGGGTGCTCGGTGGCATCGTCGGAGCGGGCACGGTCCTCTATGCCCTGCTCATCGGACCAGCGGTCCAGGCGTTCCTGCCCTTGGTGACCGTCCGGCTGCCGAGCCCGTCGGCGGCGTCGGCTCAGAAGGACCTGACGCGCACTCCGTAGCGGTCCTTCAGGACCTGGTTGTGCTCGTCCCCGCCGGGGATGTTGGCCGACAGGAAGACCGGCGGCACTTCGCCGGCCTCAAGCATCCTGCTCACGACGCCGAGCGTCAGCGCCTGGGCGATGAAGGCCGCGGTGAGCGATGAGACCGCGCCGACCTTGATGCCGTGGTCCAACTCGAGGGTGGCATCACCGAACGGTGCGAGGTTGTCGATGACGACGTCGGCGATCTCGCAGAGACGCTTGCCACTCTGGTGCTTCGGCTCGACCGCCATGGTGTGCTCCAGGCTGGTCACGGCGATGACGCTGTGTCCACGCTCCTTGAGCGCCAGGGCCATCCCCACGATCGAGGAGTTGACGCCGGAGTTGCTGGCGATGACGAAGACGTCCTCGGCATGGATCTCGGTGTGCGCGAGCAGCTCCTCGACCACGGTCGGGTCGCGCTCGAGCTCGGGTCGGAACAGCTCTTCGACGTCGCGTCCACCAACGAGGACGACCTCGCGCAGGGTGATCCGCCGAGTGGGGATGAGCCCACCAGCTCGTCCGGCCACCTCCATCGCGAACCCCTCCGAGTGGCCGGTCCCGAACGCCTGGATCACCCCGTTGGACCGCACACAGGTCGTGAGGAGGTCGATCGCCGCGTCGAGGCCACCGGCTGCGACGTGGTCCTGCAGCCGCCGGAGGCGGTTCGTGACCTCACCGGCAAAGTCGGTCTGTGCTGTCTGCGGTGTGCTGTCGGTCATGTCATCCGCTCTCTCGTGATGGTGGCGTCAGGGCCACGATGCTGCTTCGGCATGCACCCGGCAAGATGGTCCCGTGATCCTTGCCGCAGTCGACGCCGGAGGCACCCGAACCCGCGCCTCCATCGTGCAGGACTCCCTCGAGTGCCGGGGCACCGGTCTCGCTGGCAGGGGGAACCCCGTCTCCGGTGGCCCCGAGGCGGCGTTCGGCGAGATCGCCCTGGCGATCGGCCGGGCTGCCGCCGCTGCAGCGGTCCCGCTGACAGAGATTGACGCGGTCACCCTGGCCAGCGCCGGAGGGAACGTGTTCGACGGGGGCTTCCTCGATGACGCAATGACCGCGATTGGGATCCGGGCGCCGTTGACGAGGAAGGGTGATCTCGTGGCGCTCTTCTGCTCCGGCACCCACGAGACCGCTGGCTATGGCCTCGTCGCCGGGACCGGGGCCACGGCGGTGCGCATCGTCGACAGCACCGAGGAGCAGACGATCGACGGTCTGGGTTGGCTGCTGGGCGACCACGGTTCAGGCTTCTGGATCGGGCACCAAGTGGCTCGCGTCGTCGCGTCAGCGCTCGACGGCAGGATCTCGACCTCGATGGTGGCGCCCGCCCTGGCGGTGCTCGGGATCGAGCCTGATCTCGCGTTGAAGGCCGGACGCCCGATGGCGAACCACGAGCTGGTCCGGGCCGTCTACTCCCGCTCGCCGCTGGCGCTGGCCGCTCTGGCATCGGTCGCCTTCCTCGACGACGGCGACGAGGTGAGCTCCGGGATCGTCGACGAGGCGGCGCGCGGGCTCGCACAGTCCGTCATCGACGTGCACGCCGATGACGTCACCGGGCCGCTCGTCGTCGGTGGTGGTGTCATGACGGGGCAGCCCCGCCTGCGGGCGGGTGTCGTCGCAGCGCTGGAGTCCGCCGGGCTGAGGTTGCGGGTGATCGAGGCGACCGACGGTCTGGTCGGTGCGTCGGTCCTCGGCCTGCGCGATGCCGGCTTCACCGTTGATGCAGCGGCCTTCGAAACGCTTCGGTCGACGATTGCCAAGCAACTTGCACGCACCACGACGCTCTGACAGACGCAGCGCACACAGCCCACAGTTCTCCGTGAGGCCGGCCCGCGAGAGGCGCGCGCATCACGGGCTGAGCGGGGTGGTCAGCCGTCAACGGCCAGCGTGAATGGCAGGACGCCGTCAGCACCCGCGCGCCGGAGCCCGCGACCTGCGACGGTGAGCGTCCAGCGTGAGCTGACGAGGTCGTCGACGAGGAGCACCGGGCCACGCACTCCGGCCAGCGTCTGCGCCAATTCGGGTCCGACGACGAGGCGCTCCCACACCCCGGCGAGACGGAAGGCGCTGTTGCCGCCGGGCTCACCCGTGGGACCACCGTGTTGGAGGTCGAGGGTGCCGAGCAGGGGCAGGCGCCCGATCTCGGCCAGGCCGGCGGCAAGCGACTGCACGAGCTGCGGATGGCTGCGTGACGGCATCGCGACGATGCCAGCGGGCCGCTGCGACCAGCCCCATTCGGCCAGCACGCCGACGCAGGCGCGGAGCAACTCCGGTGTGGCGGGGGCGTCCTCGCGCAGCACCTGTCGCAGACGGTTCCCCCAGCCGAGGTCGCTCAGCCGGGC contains the following coding sequences:
- a CDS encoding PLP-dependent aminotransferase family protein, with amino-acid sequence MAAPVLSAARTAQLIGSTSGDRPAYQTVADSLRLLIADGRIAVGTRLPSERDLTTALSLSRTTVSAAYAVLRERGYLTSRRGSGSVASLPVGALRRDTGLHMSAQVPEGTLDLTCAAQRAPAGMTQAAEAAIAASPNYLSGSGYLLNGVPELRAAIAARYTERGLPTTADEVIVTTGAVVGTAIAARALLSPGDTVVMETPTYPNIFPTLTQLRSRIAAVPVEPNGWDVATMASTIRAAGARAAILLPDFHNPTGNLMSDEQRAVVAKALARERITAIVDETVVEIALDHEGPMPLPFGAHHADTISVGSASKSHWGGLRIGWIRASGPMLERVEAARVPLDIGAPVIDQLVLLQLMKATPGITEERRRGLVSSRDALAGALRERLPQLKFVLPSGGLSLWLELPAPIAAEVTMAAEDEGLLIASGPRFAAAGGLDRWIRLPYVLTPDELVEAAARLERAMARVADGVTVRRRGRAEHPHGPLVA
- a CDS encoding SIS domain-containing protein yields the protein MTDSTPQTAQTDFAGEVTNRLRRLQDHVAAGGLDAAIDLLTTCVRSNGVIQAFGTGHSEGFAMEVAGRAGGLIPTRRITLREVVLVGGRDVEELFRPELERDPTVVEELLAHTEIHAEDVFVIASNSGVNSSIVGMALALKERGHSVIAVTSLEHTMAVEPKHQSGKRLCEIADVVIDNLAPFGDATLELDHGIKVGAVSSLTAAFIAQALTLGVVSRMLEAGEVPPVFLSANIPGGDEHNQVLKDRYGVRVRSF
- a CDS encoding BadF/BadG/BcrA/BcrD ATPase family protein yields the protein MILAAVDAGGTRTRASIVQDSLECRGTGLAGRGNPVSGGPEAAFGEIALAIGRAAAAAAVPLTEIDAVTLASAGGNVFDGGFLDDAMTAIGIRAPLTRKGDLVALFCSGTHETAGYGLVAGTGATAVRIVDSTEEQTIDGLGWLLGDHGSGFWIGHQVARVVASALDGRISTSMVAPALAVLGIEPDLALKAGRPMANHELVRAVYSRSPLALAALASVAFLDDGDEVSSGIVDEAARGLAQSVIDVHADDVTGPLVVGGGVMTGQPRLRAGVVAALESAGLRLRVIEATDGLVGASVLGLRDAGFTVDAAAFETLRSTIAKQLARTTTL